In the Streptomyces sp. f51 genome, one interval contains:
- a CDS encoding MoxR family ATPase: MPTINPIADRSDVADTVVDLSDATQLDVADALSALLRDTGTEPRPDTQLEALTLAVAADLPVLLWGEPGIGKTAALTQLAETLDLPLTTVIASVHEPSDFSGLPVLGDDPAEQGVPMAPPDWAVRLVRAGRGLLFLDELSTAPPAVQAALLRLVLERRIGTLQLPPGVRVVAAANPRSSAADGWELSAPLANRFVHLQWAHDHEVVVRGLGGTWPRATLPRLDPHRLPAAVDFARRAVCGLLTARPGLVHRLPSGETRRGGAWPSPRSWETTLRLIAFAHAAGSSREVLSLLVRGAVGDGPGLELLASVDRMDLPDPESLLADPAGAVLPERGDLRQAVLDGVVAAVRERPGKDRWDAAWTLLVRALDTGAPDLVVVPATTLATLRREDWDVPASIERLAGAVAVARRADDAAARVAAAAGARR, translated from the coding sequence ATGCCCACAATCAACCCCATTGCCGACCGGTCCGACGTCGCCGACACCGTCGTAGACCTGTCCGATGCCACCCAACTCGACGTGGCCGACGCCCTGTCGGCGCTGCTGCGCGACACCGGCACCGAGCCGCGCCCCGACACGCAGCTGGAGGCGCTGACCCTCGCCGTCGCCGCCGATCTGCCCGTACTGCTGTGGGGCGAACCCGGGATCGGCAAGACCGCCGCCCTCACCCAGCTCGCCGAGACCCTGGACCTGCCGCTGACCACGGTGATCGCCAGCGTCCACGAACCCTCCGACTTCTCGGGGCTGCCCGTCCTCGGGGACGATCCCGCGGAGCAGGGCGTGCCCATGGCCCCGCCGGACTGGGCGGTGCGGCTCGTACGCGCCGGCCGTGGGCTGCTGTTCCTGGACGAACTGTCCACCGCTCCACCGGCAGTTCAGGCCGCGCTGCTCCGCCTCGTGCTGGAGCGCCGCATCGGAACCCTCCAACTCCCGCCCGGTGTACGTGTCGTGGCCGCCGCGAACCCGCGCTCCTCGGCCGCCGACGGCTGGGAACTGAGCGCGCCGCTGGCCAACCGGTTCGTCCATCTCCAGTGGGCCCACGACCACGAGGTCGTCGTCCGGGGACTCGGCGGCACCTGGCCCCGGGCGACCCTGCCGAGGCTCGACCCGCACCGCCTCCCGGCGGCCGTGGACTTCGCCCGCCGCGCGGTGTGCGGACTCCTCACCGCACGCCCCGGACTGGTCCACCGGCTGCCCAGCGGCGAGACCCGCAGGGGCGGCGCCTGGCCCTCGCCCCGGAGCTGGGAGACGACCCTGAGGCTCATCGCCTTCGCGCATGCCGCCGGATCCTCACGGGAGGTGCTCTCCCTGCTGGTCAGGGGTGCCGTGGGCGACGGTCCGGGGCTGGAACTGCTGGCGAGCGTGGACCGGATGGACCTGCCCGACCCCGAGAGCCTGCTCGCCGACCCGGCGGGCGCCGTCCTGCCCGAGCGGGGCGATCTGCGCCAGGCCGTCCTCGACGGCGTGGTGGCCGCGGTCCGCGAGCGGCCCGGCAAGGACCGCTGGGACGCCGCCTGGACCCTGCTCGTACGGGCGCTGGACACCGGCGCCCCGGACCTGGTGGTCGTGCCCGCGACCACGCTCGCGACGCTGCGCCGGGAGGACTGGGACGTCCCCGCGTCCATCGAGCGGCTGGCCGGGGCGGTGGCGGTCGCCCGTCGCGCGGACGACGCGGCGGCCCGCGTCGCGGCCGCCGCCGGGGCACGACGATGA
- a CDS encoding VWA-like domain-containing protein, which produces MGEPGTLDLDKLYAARLHAARARPYLATALFALHTVESRWVPTMAVDRHWRCYVSPGFVDRMPVEDLAGVWVHEVSHLLRDHHGRSERFAREHGLTGPAERLRMNIAADCEINDDAFGEGLVRPEGAVTPDFLSLPSGELMEDYLLQFRLGPRTESLAWLDCGSGADGREREWDLGPDGAHGLSAQERDAVRFRVAQGIKARPGRSPRGWKRWAEEAFHQPQPWRELLGAAVRSAASGPGAGEDYTYGRPSRRSASLPGVVLPSLRRRPPRVSVVIDTSGSVSDAELGSALLEVSAISRAVGGRRDLVTVVPCDAAARIAHPLCRAEGIPLLGGGGTDLRSGFAAALRVRPRPDVVVVLTDGQTPWPAERPPCRTVVGLFSRTWSDSSYDEDDPDYVPDAPPAWARVVEIG; this is translated from the coding sequence CTGGGCGAGCCGGGGACCCTGGATCTCGACAAGCTGTACGCGGCCCGCCTGCACGCGGCGCGGGCCCGGCCCTACCTCGCGACGGCCCTGTTCGCCCTGCACACCGTCGAGTCCCGGTGGGTGCCGACGATGGCCGTCGACCGGCACTGGCGCTGCTACGTGTCGCCCGGATTCGTGGACCGCATGCCGGTCGAGGACCTGGCCGGGGTCTGGGTGCACGAGGTGTCGCACCTGCTGCGCGACCACCACGGCCGCAGCGAGCGGTTCGCCCGCGAGCACGGGCTCACCGGCCCCGCGGAGCGGCTGCGCATGAACATCGCCGCCGACTGCGAGATCAACGACGACGCGTTCGGTGAGGGGCTCGTCCGGCCCGAGGGCGCCGTCACACCGGACTTCCTCTCGCTGCCGTCCGGGGAGCTGATGGAGGACTACCTCCTCCAGTTCAGGCTCGGCCCCCGCACCGAGAGCCTGGCCTGGCTGGACTGCGGCAGCGGCGCCGACGGACGCGAACGGGAGTGGGACCTCGGGCCGGACGGCGCGCACGGCCTCAGCGCCCAGGAACGCGACGCGGTCAGGTTCCGGGTCGCGCAGGGCATCAAGGCACGCCCCGGGAGGAGCCCGAGGGGATGGAAGCGGTGGGCGGAGGAGGCGTTCCACCAGCCGCAGCCGTGGCGGGAGTTGCTGGGGGCCGCCGTGCGCTCCGCCGCCTCCGGGCCCGGTGCGGGGGAGGACTACACCTACGGCCGGCCGTCGCGCCGCTCGGCCTCCCTGCCCGGCGTAGTCCTGCCGAGCCTGCGCCGCAGACCGCCGAGGGTCTCGGTGGTCATCGACACCTCGGGCTCGGTCAGCGACGCGGAGCTGGGCAGCGCCCTGCTGGAGGTCTCGGCGATCTCCCGCGCGGTGGGCGGCCGCCGCGACCTGGTCACCGTGGTCCCGTGCGACGCGGCGGCACGGATCGCGCACCCGCTGTGCCGGGCCGAGGGCATTCCGCTCCTGGGCGGCGGTGGCACGGACCTGCGCTCGGGATTCGCCGCGGCGCTACGGGTACGGCCCCGCCCCGACGTCGTCGTGGTCCTGACCGACGGGCAGACCCCCTGGCCGGCGGAGCGCCCGCCGTGCCGGACGGTCGTGGGCCTCTTCTCCCGCACCTGGTCGGACTCCTCGTACGACGAGGACGACCCCGACTACGTCCCCGACGCACCGCCGGCCTGGGCGCGGGTGGTGGAGATCGGCTAG
- a CDS encoding SDR family oxidoreductase, translating into MSHASDFSHREGVAFVSGGTGGIGAAVVRILAERGSDVVFTYRSGREAAEALAAALAKEFADRSRLVRALRLDLNEERAVAAAVSGTAAELGGLHTLVHAAGPQVPMTHLSRVTPGEFRTQLDLDAGAFFNLAHPALPPLRESRGSLVAVTTVATRRFPVRDGLSSGPKGAVEAVARALAAEEGRYGVRVNCVAPGMLTDGMAARLIGSGELDEAALEITRRNTPLRRFGTARDVAEAVAFLASDRAGFITGQALGVDGGYSV; encoded by the coding sequence ATGTCGCACGCATCGGATTTCTCGCACCGCGAGGGTGTCGCGTTCGTGTCGGGCGGCACCGGGGGCATCGGCGCCGCCGTGGTGCGGATCCTCGCCGAGCGGGGCAGTGACGTGGTCTTCACGTATCGCTCCGGCCGGGAGGCCGCCGAGGCGCTCGCCGCCGCGCTGGCCAAGGAGTTCGCGGACCGGAGCCGCCTGGTACGGGCTCTGCGCCTCGACCTGAACGAGGAGCGGGCCGTGGCCGCCGCCGTGAGCGGGACGGCCGCGGAGCTCGGCGGCCTGCACACCCTCGTCCACGCCGCCGGCCCGCAGGTACCGATGACGCACCTGAGCAGGGTCACCCCGGGCGAGTTCCGGACCCAGCTCGACCTGGACGCGGGCGCGTTCTTCAACCTGGCGCATCCCGCGCTGCCGCCGCTGCGGGAGAGCCGGGGCAGCCTCGTCGCCGTCACCACCGTGGCCACCCGGAGGTTCCCGGTGCGCGACGGGCTCTCCTCGGGACCCAAGGGAGCGGTCGAGGCGGTCGCCCGCGCCCTGGCCGCCGAGGAGGGTCGCTACGGCGTCCGGGTCAACTGCGTCGCCCCCGGCATGCTGACCGACGGCATGGCCGCCCGTCTGATCGGTTCCGGTGAACTCGACGAAGCGGCACTGGAGATCACCCGCCGCAACACCCCGCTGCGCCGCTTCGGCACCGCCCGGGACGTCGCCGAGGCCGTCGCGTTCCTGGCCTCGGACCGCGCGGGCTTCATCACCGGCCAGGCGCTCGGCGTGGACGGGGGATACAGCGTGTAG
- a CDS encoding TOBE domain-containing protein, giving the protein MSLSIRNQLPGTVTSVTPGEVMATVKVRLDAGGEITAAVTLEAVQELGLTSGSTVRALVKSTEVSLATGPVDGLSIRNQLPGTVTGVTTGGAMASVKVRVAGGELTSAITREAVTDLGLATGSEVVALIKSTEVSLSNA; this is encoded by the coding sequence ATGAGCCTGAGCATCCGCAATCAGCTCCCCGGCACCGTCACCTCCGTCACCCCCGGTGAGGTGATGGCGACGGTCAAGGTCCGGCTCGACGCCGGAGGGGAGATCACCGCGGCCGTCACTCTGGAGGCCGTACAGGAGCTCGGCCTGACGTCGGGCTCGACCGTGCGGGCCCTGGTCAAGTCCACGGAGGTCTCCCTGGCGACCGGGCCGGTCGACGGGCTGAGCATCCGCAACCAGCTGCCGGGCACGGTCACCGGCGTCACCACCGGTGGCGCCATGGCCAGCGTCAAGGTCCGGGTCGCGGGCGGCGAACTGACCTCCGCGATCACCCGGGAGGCGGTCACGGACCTGGGCCTCGCCACCGGTTCCGAGGTCGTCGCACTGATCAAGTCCACCGAGGTGTCCCTGTCCAACGCCTGA
- a CDS encoding cell division protein SepF has product MSGHDVTDEQWEGLAQVVPLRGRDAWPSAVRHRSIPEAETETRRRFVVLRVNVFADARDVAETLMSGIPVLLDLTGAETDVAKRVLDFSTGVVFGLASGMHRVDRNVFLLTPPGTEVRGLMEGVGVPGL; this is encoded by the coding sequence ATGAGCGGCCACGACGTCACCGATGAACAGTGGGAAGGGCTCGCCCAGGTCGTTCCGTTGCGCGGCCGGGACGCCTGGCCGTCGGCGGTGCGGCACCGGTCGATCCCCGAGGCCGAGACCGAGACGCGGCGCCGCTTCGTGGTTCTGCGGGTCAACGTCTTCGCGGACGCCCGCGACGTCGCCGAGACGCTCATGTCCGGCATCCCCGTGCTCCTCGACCTGACCGGCGCGGAGACCGACGTCGCCAAGCGGGTCCTGGACTTCAGTACGGGCGTGGTCTTCGGGCTCGCCAGCGGGATGCACCGGGTCGACCGGAACGTATTCCTGCTGACGCCCCCGGGGACCGAGGTGCGCGGCCTGATGGAGGGGGTCGGCGTTCCCGGCCTCTGA
- a CDS encoding ATP-binding protein, which produces MTLSSPEAPTAVEARPVRPGVSELRLAAFAAHRRVRFPLGPLTLIAGPSGSGKTTALRAYEALARLGAGAGLSEVFPDPVACVPERSRADAQQRRGFRIGCTVDGPEGPVRLDVAVQVEPELRVVGERLSAGGRTLLETALRDPGRPCVQAAWYTGGTSSVTRVPLPDDRLGTALLPLRVAGRTAGERQVLAAAEQMVLALRSVYVCDPDPDSMRTPVPLGSGRLLRGCGNLAEVLWRTRSECGRRYAHLVGAVEAGCAGPVTDVLAEVLGDGTVRALLDRGDGVRTPLGLLGDGELRYLALALVLLTGPGVLEVDPAGEVPSAFQSLTVLADGLDRGLDARQAGELVRLAARMCERGHIRLLGTVHDEARVPATAGATVVDLTP; this is translated from the coding sequence ATGACTCTGTCCTCTCCGGAAGCCCCGACGGCGGTGGAGGCGCGTCCGGTCCGCCCGGGCGTCAGCGAGCTGCGGCTCGCCGCCTTCGCCGCCCACCGCCGCGTCCGGTTCCCGCTCGGACCGCTCACCCTGATCGCCGGTCCCAGCGGCAGCGGGAAGACGACCGCGCTGCGGGCCTACGAGGCGCTGGCGCGGCTCGGTGCGGGGGCGGGGCTCTCCGAGGTGTTCCCGGACCCGGTCGCCTGCGTTCCCGAGCGCTCCCGGGCCGATGCCCAGCAGCGCCGTGGCTTCCGGATCGGCTGCACGGTCGACGGACCCGAGGGCCCGGTCCGGCTCGACGTCGCCGTCCAGGTCGAGCCCGAACTGCGCGTCGTGGGCGAGCGGTTGTCGGCCGGCGGGCGGACCCTGCTGGAGACGGCGCTGCGCGACCCGGGCCGCCCGTGCGTCCAGGCGGCCTGGTACACGGGCGGCACGTCCTCGGTGACGCGGGTCCCGCTCCCGGACGACCGCCTCGGCACCGCGCTGCTGCCCCTGCGCGTCGCCGGCCGCACCGCCGGAGAGCGTCAAGTCCTGGCCGCCGCCGAGCAGATGGTCCTCGCCCTGCGGTCCGTGTACGTCTGCGACCCGGACCCGGACTCCATGCGGACCCCCGTTCCGCTCGGCTCGGGCCGGCTGCTGCGCGGCTGCGGCAACCTCGCCGAAGTCCTCTGGCGTACGAGGTCGGAGTGCGGCCGGCGGTACGCCCACCTGGTCGGCGCGGTCGAGGCCGGGTGCGCCGGTCCGGTCACAGACGTGCTGGCCGAGGTCCTCGGCGACGGCACCGTCCGCGCCCTCCTCGACCGCGGCGACGGCGTCCGTACGCCGCTCGGGCTGCTGGGCGACGGCGAGTTGAGGTATCTCGCGCTCGCCCTCGTGCTGCTCACCGGGCCCGGCGTCCTGGAGGTCGACCCGGCGGGCGAGGTGCCGTCCGCGTTCCAGTCGCTGACCGTCCTGGCCGACGGCCTCGACCGGGGGCTGGACGCCCGCCAGGCCGGGGAACTGGTGCGGCTGGCGGCGCGGATGTGCGAGCGCGGACACATCCGGCTGCTGGGCACGGTCCACGACGAAGCACGGGTGCCCGCGACCGCCGGCGCCACGGTGGTGGACCTGACTCCGTGA
- a CDS encoding nucleotide pyrophosphohydrolase, protein MSELDVATIQRRLAEFAAVRNWQPYHTPKNLVSALSVEASELLEIFQWLTPEESARVMRDEDTAHRVTDEVADVLAYLLQFCEVLGIDPLAALDAKIDRNERRFPAPGNP, encoded by the coding sequence GTGAGTGAACTGGACGTGGCGACGATTCAGCGCAGACTGGCCGAGTTCGCGGCCGTGCGGAACTGGCAGCCCTACCACACCCCCAAGAACCTGGTCTCCGCGCTGAGCGTGGAGGCGTCCGAACTCCTGGAGATCTTCCAGTGGTTGACGCCGGAGGAGTCGGCCCGGGTGATGCGGGACGAGGACACCGCGCACCGCGTCACCGACGAGGTCGCGGACGTGCTCGCGTATCTGCTCCAGTTCTGCGAGGTGCTGGGCATCGACCCCCTCGCGGCCCTCGACGCGAAGATCGACCGGAACGAGCGGAGGTTCCCGGCGCCGGGAAACCCCTGA
- a CDS encoding DUF6099 family protein produces the protein MEAVRLIAANRRALAESGETPEVMAEAWQAHSLAQAIGSRLAVSGPPELRGEALGLTELAGRGCGVLGDHALDIGALRAARLTELGDARESLLCLGALLAEVGIALVGVACAADDEGTYWQCMEAIDAADESRDRVLEMLRRLAVRDEKRVVERDPAAG, from the coding sequence ATGGAAGCGGTGCGGCTCATCGCGGCGAACAGACGTGCCCTGGCGGAGAGCGGCGAGACTCCGGAGGTCATGGCGGAGGCATGGCAGGCGCATTCCCTGGCACAGGCGATCGGCAGCCGCCTCGCCGTGTCCGGTCCTCCCGAACTCCGGGGCGAGGCCCTGGGGTTGACCGAGCTGGCGGGCCGCGGCTGCGGTGTGCTCGGCGATCACGCCCTCGACATCGGCGCCTTACGGGCCGCCCGGCTCACGGAGCTGGGCGACGCGCGCGAGTCATTGCTCTGTCTCGGCGCCCTGCTGGCCGAGGTCGGCATAGCCCTGGTCGGTGTCGCCTGCGCGGCGGACGACGAGGGGACGTACTGGCAGTGCATGGAGGCGATCGACGCGGCGGACGAGTCCCGGGACCGCGTCCTGGAGATGCTGAGACGTCTCGCGGTGAGGGACGAGAAACGCGTGGTGGAACGGGACCCGGCCGCCGGGTAG